ATGGTCGGGGTGTCACCCGCGATGGCCTTCCGAATCACCGGCGAGGTCCCCGCCTCGGGGCATCGCATGAACGCGGTGCCGAGCTGCGCGGCCGCCGCCCCCACAGCCAAAACTCCCGCCACCGCCGCGCCGCTCACAATGCCCCCCGCCGCCACGATCGGCACGTCCACCGCCGCGCGCAGCAACTGGACCAACGCCAGCGTCCCCAGCGGATCGACCAGGTCCTCGCCCGGATCGTCCGCGAACGTCCCGCGATGCCCGCCCGCCTCGGCCCCCTGTGCGACAAGCACATCCGCCCCCGCCGCCACGGCCTGCCGCGCCTCGGCGACGGTCGTGACGGTCACCCAGACCTCGGACCCCACGGCCCGCAGCCGCGCGATCTCCGCCGCCGACGGGCACCCGAAGGTGCTCGACACGACCGCCACCGGATCGGCGATCAGCAATTCGAGCTTCGCCGCCCAGTCGTCGCTGTCGTATTTGGCCTCGCCCACGGGGAACTCGCGACCCAGCTCCTCTATATATGAAGAGAACCGATCGGTCGGACTGGGTTCTGATGGATAAAACAGATTCACCCCGAATGCCCGCGCGGTCAGCGCCCGCGTGGCCTTGATCCGCGCCCCCAGTTCCCTCGCCGGCAGATATCCCGCGGCGACGAACCCCAGCCCGCCCGCCTCGGACACCGCTGCGGCCAATTCCGGGGTCGACGGCCCGCCGGCCATCGGTGCAAGAACGATCGGCGTACCCAACTCGTCGAGAACCATGTCACAAGTGTGCCTGGTCGGTTACCTTTTGTGATCAAGGGTTCGAGTACTCCAGCTGGCGTTATCGCACAAAAGGTTGCGGAATGGTCACAACCGAGTACAGTTTCCGTCACAGCGATGCCGAATCGTTACCGGACCCACCGAACGCTAGGACTTGCAGTGCCGCACCACCGAACGACCGCCAACTCCGTAACAGTCATGGATTTGCTTGGTGATTCCGGTGCCGGCCGCGCTGGCATCACGTCGCGCAGACGTCACCGCGCCGAGTCCTCCACCACCGATCGGGTCAAGACGGCAGCGGGTGTGGCCGTCGCCGCGGGCGCCCTCATCGGCACCGCGACCCAGCTGGTGCCCGCCCTCGCGCACGCCGCCCCCCTGCTGCCCACCCACGACGAGAAGCCCGCCACCATCGGCGAGGACGTCGCGGAGAACACTCCCCTCGAACTCAAGCAGGCCAAGGACGTCGCGGCCCCCGCGCCGGCGGCCGCCACCCCCGAGGCGCAGCCGGTCGCGGCCACCACGCCCGACCCGGCCCCCTTCGGCCTGCAGAACCTCCCCCCGGAGGTCTCCGCCCCCCTGGCGCAGGCCGAGCAGACCCTGAAAACCCTGCAGCAGCAGCTCAATCCGGGTCCGAACGTGGTCAAGCCGGTCGACGGCGTGCTCACCTCCGGCTTCGGCGTGCGCTGGGGCGCGATGCACTACGGCATCGACTTCGCCGATCCGATCGGCACCCCCATCCACTCCGTCATGGGCGGCACGGTCATCGACGCCGGCCCCGCCTCGGGCTTCGGCCTCTGGGTGCGCGTCAAGCAGGACGACGGCACCACCGCGGTCTACGGCCACGTCAACGACATGTACGTGACCAAGGGCCAGCGCGTGAACACCGGCGATGTCATCGCCTCCGTGGGCAACCGCGGCAATTCCACAGGTCCCCATCTGCACCTCGAGATTTGGGACGCCGCCGACAACAAGATGGATCCGCTGCCATGGCTAGCCAGCAAGGGCGTTCTCATGCAGCAGCAGTGGGGCCCGGACCAGTAGAGCGTTCACCGCTGCCCACGAACGGACGATTTCCGGACCGGCGCCCGCCGGTGGGTGCGGTGACGACACTGGACGATCTCTTCGACCCCGCCTCCCTGCACGGCCGCGCCTACGGGGTGCTCGTGCAGCATCCGCGTTCGACCGTGCCCGAGGTGGCCGAGCGGCTCAGCATTCCGCCGCGCGTGGCCGAGGCCGCGCTCGAGGCGCTGTGCCAGCTCGAGGCCGTGGTGCGGCTGACCGACAGCAAGGGCGTGGTGCGTTTCGACGCGCACGCCCCGGAAGCCTTGTCGGAGGCCGAGACTCGCCGCCGCAATCAGGACATGCTGCGCATGCAGTCGGCCGCCGCGCGCCTGGGTGAGACGTTCCGCTCGGTGCGCCGCACCACCGATGCCGACGGCGCGGTGGTGGCCGTCTACGAACGCCGCCAGCTGCTGGCCGATTTCGAGGATCTGCAGCACACCGCGCACTCCTGCGTGAAGGTGGTGGAACGCGGCCCGTTTCTCTCCGATGTGGAGACCGAGGAGCGGATGTTCGAGCTCAAGTCCTCGCGCATCCAGGCCGGCATCGACTACCGGACGCTGTATCAGGAGACCATCTACCAGGATCCCGAGCGGCTGCGGCACGTACTGGCCACGAATGCGGTTGGCGCACAGGCGCGCACGCTGCCGGACCCGCCGATGAAGCTGATCGTCGCGGACGATCGGCGCGCCGTGCTGGTGCTGCACACCGACGAGCGCCGCGGCGACCCCATGGGCGTCCGCGTCGGCCCCTCGCCCACGCTGGACCTGCTGGTCAAGACGTTCGACGCGCTGTGGCTGATGTCCACGCCCATCTCGGTCAACCCGTCCGAGGCGCTGGACGAACGGGACAAGGCGATCCTGACGCTCATGAGCATGGGCGCCACCGACGACACCATCGCCCGCCGCCTCGGCCTCTCGCGCCGAACGGTGGTGCGCCGCACCGCAAGTCTGCTCGAGCGCCTCGGCGCGAGCACCCGTTTCCAGGCGGGAGTGCAGGCGACACGCCGCGGATGGCTATGAGTCACTGTGTCTCAAGTCACTTCGTGTCACTAATTTTCGCTGCTCAGCGATAGTCAAAGCGGATGGCCGCTCGAGAGCACTCGTGCGTCTCGATATGATGAATTCATCCGCTGACCCTGTCGACGTACCGCGAACAAGACGTCAGTTTTCGTGGGTCGGCCGAGCTGCCTCGGCCAAGCGGAAAAGCCCGGACCCCGAGAGGTGATTGCACGCGTATGGATACTGCCCGCCGTACAGCTCGCGGGAATCGTCGGCGTCGGTCCGGCAACCCACTCTTCGGCCAGCTGCTCACCTCCGCGGTCGAGTCCGCGGGTGATGCCATCGCCATTCGGTTCGATCAGCGTGAGATCAGCTATCGGGAGCTGGACGCCCGGTCCTCGCAGCTGGCCCGGGAACTGATCGCGCGCG
This sequence is a window from Nocardia yunnanensis. Protein-coding genes within it:
- a CDS encoding NAD(P)H-dependent flavin oxidoreductase; translated protein: MVLDELGTPIVLAPMAGGPSTPELAAAVSEAGGLGFVAAGYLPARELGARIKATRALTARAFGVNLFYPSEPSPTDRFSSYIEELGREFPVGEAKYDSDDWAAKLELLIADPVAVVSSTFGCPSAAEIARLRAVGSEVWVTVTTVAEARQAVAAGADVLVAQGAEAGGHRGTFADDPGEDLVDPLGTLALVQLLRAAVDVPIVAAGGIVSGAAVAGVLAVGAAAAQLGTAFMRCPEAGTSPVIRKAIAGDTPTMLTRAFTGRRARGLRNRFMEDHPDAPVAYPEIHYATGPLRAAARAAGNADEVNLWAGQAHSLAVELPAGELVRTLSADAKNALERALSLRIQTY
- a CDS encoding helix-turn-helix domain-containing protein, coding for MTTLDDLFDPASLHGRAYGVLVQHPRSTVPEVAERLSIPPRVAEAALEALCQLEAVVRLTDSKGVVRFDAHAPEALSEAETRRRNQDMLRMQSAAARLGETFRSVRRTTDADGAVVAVYERRQLLADFEDLQHTAHSCVKVVERGPFLSDVETEERMFELKSSRIQAGIDYRTLYQETIYQDPERLRHVLATNAVGAQARTLPDPPMKLIVADDRRAVLVLHTDERRGDPMGVRVGPSPTLDLLVKTFDALWLMSTPISVNPSEALDERDKAILTLMSMGATDDTIARRLGLSRRTVVRRTASLLERLGASTRFQAGVQATRRGWL
- a CDS encoding M23 family metallopeptidase, producing the protein MDLLGDSGAGRAGITSRRRHRAESSTTDRVKTAAGVAVAAGALIGTATQLVPALAHAAPLLPTHDEKPATIGEDVAENTPLELKQAKDVAAPAPAAATPEAQPVAATTPDPAPFGLQNLPPEVSAPLAQAEQTLKTLQQQLNPGPNVVKPVDGVLTSGFGVRWGAMHYGIDFADPIGTPIHSVMGGTVIDAGPASGFGLWVRVKQDDGTTAVYGHVNDMYVTKGQRVNTGDVIASVGNRGNSTGPHLHLEIWDAADNKMDPLPWLASKGVLMQQQWGPDQ